A portion of the Adhaeribacter radiodurans genome contains these proteins:
- a CDS encoding TIM barrel protein produces MNRRNFFQKGLAASAAVALGSAALTPETLASPLIAAPKRKFKLNYAPHFGMFKNSSGDDVVDQLKFMADNGFMALEDNGMMGRPTAEQTKIGETITKLGMTMGVFVVDKGGNGQNTLAAGKKEYVDVFLNGCKKAVETAKRVNAKWMTVVPGDFHRDIPIGIQTGNVIEALRRGAEILEPNNLVMVLEPLSDTPNLFLRYSDQTYMICKGVNSPSCKILYDIYHMQKNEGRLIYNMDQCWDEIAYIQIGDEPGRKEPTTGEINYKKVFEHIYKKGYKGVMGMEHGNSQPGKEGEKALINAYVASDDFSIA; encoded by the coding sequence ATGAACCGTAGAAATTTCTTTCAAAAAGGCTTAGCTGCCAGTGCGGCGGTAGCATTAGGGTCAGCTGCTCTTACCCCCGAAACTTTGGCTTCGCCTTTGATTGCTGCTCCCAAACGTAAATTTAAATTGAATTATGCCCCTCATTTTGGCATGTTCAAAAATAGTTCGGGCGACGACGTGGTAGATCAACTTAAATTTATGGCTGATAATGGCTTTATGGCCTTGGAAGATAACGGCATGATGGGTCGCCCGACTGCTGAGCAAACCAAAATTGGCGAAACCATAACTAAGTTGGGCATGACCATGGGTGTTTTTGTGGTAGATAAAGGCGGTAATGGTCAAAATACTTTAGCCGCTGGAAAAAAGGAGTACGTTGATGTTTTCTTGAATGGCTGCAAAAAAGCAGTAGAAACGGCGAAGCGCGTAAATGCGAAGTGGATGACGGTAGTGCCCGGCGATTTCCACCGGGATATTCCCATCGGCATTCAAACGGGTAATGTTATTGAAGCATTGCGACGCGGCGCTGAAATTCTGGAGCCAAACAATTTAGTAATGGTACTGGAACCACTCAGCGATACGCCTAATTTGTTTTTACGCTACTCCGATCAAACTTACATGATTTGTAAAGGAGTAAACAGCCCTTCCTGCAAAATATTGTACGACATTTACCACATGCAGAAAAACGAAGGCCGGCTTATTTATAATATGGACCAGTGCTGGGATGAAATTGCCTACATCCAAATTGGCGACGAGCCCGGCCGGAAAGAACCTACTACCGGCGAAATTAACTACAAGAAGGTATTTGAACACATTTACAAGAAAGGCTATAAAGGAGTAATGGGCATGGAACACGGAAACTCCCAACCGGGCAAAGAAGGCGAAAAAGCTTTAATTAATGCCTACGTTGCTTCCGATGATTTTAGTATAGCCTAG
- a CDS encoding Gfo/Idh/MocA family protein, with the protein MGMIGGGKDAFIGGVHRMAAALDGEIELVCGAFSSNPEKSRASGEALRLPTERVYANFEEMIQKEKELPEGERMDFVSIVTPNHMHFPPAKMALENGFHVVCDKPVTLNLQEALDLREVINQTGLLFCLTHNYTGYPMVKEARAMVQSGKLGKIRKVIVEYPQGWLAQLLEATGNKQADWRTDPARSGAAGCMGDIGTHAENLAEYITGLKITELCADLTTFVEGRKLEDDGNVLLRFDNGAKGVLHASQIANGEENDLNIRVYGEFGGLQWWQMDPNTLIYKTNEEGARRLRPGVGQQSEATKAHIRVPAGHPEAFLEAFANLYRNFAITLRARMNGEEPNPIYTDFPGIEAGIRGLAFIDTCIASAHSDQKWTKFVI; encoded by the coding sequence ATGGGCATGATTGGCGGCGGAAAAGACGCCTTTATTGGTGGGGTACACCGCATGGCTGCCGCTCTGGATGGTGAAATTGAGTTAGTTTGCGGCGCTTTCAGCAGCAACCCGGAAAAATCAAGAGCTTCTGGGGAAGCTTTGCGGCTGCCAACCGAGCGGGTGTACGCTAATTTTGAGGAGATGATCCAAAAAGAAAAAGAGCTGCCCGAAGGCGAACGCATGGATTTTGTTTCAATTGTAACCCCAAACCACATGCACTTTCCGCCCGCGAAAATGGCTCTGGAAAACGGTTTTCACGTGGTGTGCGATAAGCCCGTTACTTTAAATTTGCAAGAGGCTTTAGATTTAAGAGAAGTTATTAACCAAACAGGTTTGCTGTTCTGTCTGACGCATAACTACACTGGTTATCCTATGGTGAAAGAAGCCCGAGCTATGGTACAAAGCGGTAAACTGGGTAAAATCCGGAAGGTAATTGTAGAGTATCCGCAGGGCTGGCTGGCACAATTACTGGAAGCAACCGGCAACAAACAAGCCGATTGGCGCACTGACCCCGCCCGTTCCGGAGCAGCCGGTTGTATGGGCGACATTGGTACGCACGCCGAAAATCTGGCAGAATACATAACCGGATTAAAAATTACGGAGTTATGCGCCGACCTGACCACTTTTGTAGAAGGCCGCAAACTGGAAGACGACGGTAATGTGCTGCTGCGGTTCGATAATGGCGCTAAAGGCGTATTGCACGCCAGCCAGATTGCTAACGGCGAAGAAAATGATTTAAACATTAGGGTTTACGGAGAGTTTGGTGGTTTGCAGTGGTGGCAGATGGATCCGAATACGCTTATCTATAAAACCAACGAAGAAGGCGCACGTCGCCTGCGTCCGGGAGTAGGGCAACAATCCGAAGCAACCAAGGCGCATATCCGGGTACCGGCCGGTCACCCGGAAGCATTTCTGGAAGCATTTGCTAATTTATACCGCAATTTTGCTATTACCCTGCGTGCGCGCATGAACGGCGAAGAACCCAATCCAATTTACACCGACTTTCCGGGCATTGAAGCAGGTATTCGCGGATTAGCTTTTATTGATACCTGCATCGCCTCCGCTCACTCCGACCAGAAATGGACGAAGTTTGTGATTTAG
- a CDS encoding four helix bundle protein, which translates to MSFKFEELKVWQRALDFSVKIHELTLYFPKDELYVLTSQIKRAADSIVLNIAEGSTGQTNPEFNKFLSYALRSGIEVVACLHIAKKRNLIADANFTVLYSELEIIIKMIQALRKTINS; encoded by the coding sequence ATGTCTTTTAAGTTTGAGGAGTTAAAAGTTTGGCAGCGTGCACTTGATTTTTCAGTAAAAATTCATGAGCTAACTTTATATTTTCCGAAAGATGAGTTGTATGTTCTTACTAGTCAGATAAAGCGAGCTGCCGATTCAATTGTATTGAACATTGCGGAAGGTTCTACCGGACAAACAAACCCTGAGTTTAATAAATTTTTAAGTTATGCTTTGCGATCCGGAATTGAAGTAGTAGCATGTTTGCATATCGCAAAAAAGCGAAACTTGATTGCTGATGCAAACTTTACTGTTTTATATTCTGAATTAGAAATAATCATAAAAATGATTCAAGCCTTACGTAAAACAATTAATAGTTAG
- a CDS encoding sugar phosphate isomerase/epimerase family protein — MDYRLKHMKGPGIFLAQFLGDEAPFNSFESICKWAAGLGYKGVQIPTWAGSIVDLKQLAESKTYADEFKGVAQAAGVEITELSTHLQGQLVAVHPAYDAMFDGFAPAEYRNNPKARTEWAVQQLKYAAKASQNLGLNAHATFSGALLWHTVYPWPQRPAGLVETGFKELADRWLPILNAFDEVGVDVCYEIHPGEDLHDGVTFERFLAATGNHKRVNLLYDPSHFVLQQLDYLQYIDIYHEHIKMFHVKDAEFNPTGRSGVYGGYQDWIDRPGRFRSLGDGQVDFMGIFSKLAQYNYEGWAVLEWECAIKHPEDGAAEGAPFIQQHMIRRTERAFDDFAGTGSDEAYNRKVLGLD, encoded by the coding sequence ATGGACTATCGACTAAAACACATGAAAGGACCCGGAATATTTTTAGCACAGTTCTTAGGCGACGAAGCCCCTTTTAATTCTTTTGAAAGTATTTGTAAATGGGCCGCTGGTTTAGGTTATAAAGGAGTGCAGATTCCGACCTGGGCCGGTAGCATTGTAGATTTAAAGCAATTAGCGGAAAGCAAAACTTACGCCGATGAATTTAAAGGCGTGGCGCAAGCCGCGGGAGTAGAAATTACCGAATTATCGACGCACTTACAAGGGCAATTAGTAGCGGTACACCCGGCTTACGATGCCATGTTCGATGGCTTTGCCCCGGCCGAATACCGGAACAATCCGAAAGCCCGTACTGAGTGGGCTGTGCAGCAGTTAAAATATGCCGCTAAAGCCAGTCAGAATTTAGGTTTAAATGCGCACGCTACTTTCTCAGGAGCGTTGCTATGGCATACGGTTTACCCTTGGCCACAGCGTCCTGCTGGTTTAGTAGAAACTGGTTTTAAAGAACTAGCAGATCGTTGGCTGCCTATCTTAAATGCTTTCGACGAAGTAGGAGTAGATGTATGTTACGAAATTCACCCGGGCGAAGACTTGCACGATGGCGTGACTTTCGAACGCTTTTTAGCGGCCACTGGTAACCACAAGCGGGTAAATTTACTTTATGATCCGAGCCACTTTGTGCTCCAGCAATTAGATTACCTGCAATACATTGATATTTACCACGAGCATATTAAAATGTTCCACGTAAAAGATGCCGAGTTTAACCCAACGGGCCGTTCCGGCGTTTATGGCGGCTATCAGGATTGGATTGACCGTCCGGGACGTTTCCGTTCATTAGGCGATGGCCAGGTAGACTTTATGGGCATATTTAGTAAATTAGCGCAGTACAACTACGAAGGCTGGGCGGTATTAGAGTGGGAGTGTGCCATTAAACACCCCGAAGATGGAGCTGCCGAAGGAGCACCGTTTATTCAGCAGCACATGATCCGTCGTACGGAGCGGGCATTTGATGATTTTGCCGGCACTGGCTCCGACGAAGCTTATAACCGTAAGGTTCTGGGATTAGATTAA
- a CDS encoding T9SS type B sorting domain-containing protein, which translates to MLPLKLIARKVYLLITLVLLAVPGYAQNEATIWYLGNGYGLDFKQGSPEIINAGTEEGFSTYTYSNTAGQVLLSANQQGIFNKNNILISNGSWNINSQSEIYIIRKPTSRTLFYIFYVGYISVSSEQYSEANNAVMYTLVDITGNNGSGAILEKDKVIYSNLHGSFTVSALCANNTYWLVGETNTNVQTEIGTDLFLAYKITPDGIATTPVRSEPVSIGNSSDLKFSPQGDKIVFGYDGNPGYEGTGIADFNPETGKLAKSFRLEARGWEAEFSTSGKKLYLNDLYQNTRKMWQFDLSSTDASEILASKILVYSGSINLGFSQLAPDGKIYLTQPDNNTALAVINYPERAGIACAVIPNALVLPKEITGHLPTFAANFLAEYSFKPNAGPDQAVCQNQSVTLGGTNNQQYTYRWEPTNYLSDPTSPTPVFQYADTITKKLDLNYILYVNDGNCERVDEVVISVLPVPEKSLIKGSQSVCPGVELVDYTVVTQPGYRYQWSVVGGQLVSGQGSGAIKVTWGPTNPRAQVKVTVLNEFGCASIATILPVRINVELKPETPQGLELICLNQSAKNQYTVIYTTGSVYTWGIKGGLITTGQGTNSVSVDWLGLGEHKIWIQEKSTTVDTVCFGVSDTLRVNVFKDNTALVMQNVSVSLADEKQVEITWTSSDADRLQGPLTLQRRPLGTATWTFVSNPNNFTFTDSGINTDAGSYEYQVSGFNGCNEPITSNPHHTIQLKAEALENKAKITLTWNGYDGWPDGVERYEIWRQLDEEADLKQVVQVNPSNLTFAELSSTAGFTHQYRIKAIARNSTFISWSNPINLSFSHVPIIPNIITPNGDGRNDFFTIRYIELYPDNQITIYNRWGQPVWQKDRYDNSWSAADLTIGTYYYTLLLRKTGKQIKGWIEVVR; encoded by the coding sequence ATGCTACCGCTAAAACTTATCGCCCGAAAAGTTTATCTCCTTATTACATTGGTGCTTCTCGCGGTGCCTGGTTATGCGCAAAACGAAGCAACTATTTGGTATTTGGGGAATGGTTACGGTTTAGATTTTAAGCAAGGTTCACCGGAAATTATTAACGCAGGAACCGAAGAAGGGTTCTCTACTTATACATATTCCAACACGGCTGGTCAGGTACTTTTATCGGCTAACCAGCAGGGTATTTTTAATAAAAACAATATACTTATTTCCAATGGCTCTTGGAATATAAATTCGCAAAGTGAAATTTATATTATTCGAAAACCTACTTCCCGAACGCTATTTTACATTTTTTACGTCGGATACATTAGTGTTTCCAGCGAACAGTATTCCGAAGCCAATAATGCCGTAATGTACACTCTGGTAGATATTACCGGTAACAATGGCTCGGGCGCAATACTCGAAAAAGATAAAGTTATTTACTCTAATTTACACGGTTCCTTTACGGTTTCTGCGCTATGTGCGAATAACACGTACTGGTTAGTTGGGGAAACTAATACCAATGTCCAAACAGAGATTGGCACAGATCTATTTCTGGCATATAAGATTACCCCGGATGGTATAGCAACTACCCCCGTACGCTCCGAGCCAGTATCCATTGGCAACTCAAGTGATTTAAAGTTTTCTCCTCAGGGCGATAAAATCGTGTTTGGCTATGATGGTAACCCTGGATACGAAGGAACCGGCATTGCTGATTTTAATCCGGAAACCGGAAAATTGGCAAAATCTTTCCGGCTGGAGGCTAGAGGCTGGGAAGCAGAATTTTCAACTTCCGGTAAAAAACTATACCTAAACGATTTATATCAAAATACCAGAAAAATGTGGCAGTTCGATCTTAGTTCAACGGATGCATCGGAAATTTTGGCCTCTAAAATCCTCGTTTATTCTGGCTCCATTAATTTAGGCTTTTCGCAACTGGCCCCCGACGGCAAAATCTATCTGACACAACCAGACAACAACACGGCCTTAGCCGTAATAAATTATCCGGAACGCGCAGGTATAGCCTGTGCAGTTATCCCGAACGCCTTGGTACTGCCTAAAGAAATTACCGGCCATTTACCCACTTTTGCCGCTAACTTTTTAGCAGAATATTCCTTTAAACCTAATGCCGGGCCGGACCAGGCAGTTTGCCAAAATCAGTCGGTTACGCTGGGTGGCACTAATAACCAGCAATATACGTACCGCTGGGAACCAACTAATTACCTCAGCGATCCTACTTCTCCTACCCCGGTTTTTCAATACGCCGATACCATTACTAAAAAGCTCGATTTAAACTATATCTTATATGTAAACGATGGTAATTGCGAAAGGGTGGACGAAGTTGTTATTTCAGTACTTCCTGTTCCGGAAAAATCGCTTATCAAAGGCAGTCAATCGGTTTGCCCGGGAGTAGAACTGGTAGATTATACCGTGGTGACACAGCCCGGTTACCGTTATCAATGGTCGGTGGTGGGGGGGCAGTTGGTAAGCGGCCAAGGAAGTGGTGCCATTAAAGTAACCTGGGGACCAACAAATCCCCGGGCGCAAGTTAAAGTAACCGTTTTAAACGAATTTGGCTGCGCGAGTATCGCCACCATCTTACCCGTGCGCATTAATGTAGAACTAAAACCGGAAACACCCCAAGGCCTGGAGTTAATCTGCCTGAATCAATCCGCGAAAAACCAATACACGGTTATCTATACCACTGGTTCGGTGTATACCTGGGGGATTAAAGGCGGCCTTATTACTACCGGACAAGGCACCAATTCTGTGAGTGTTGATTGGCTAGGTTTAGGCGAACATAAAATCTGGATACAAGAAAAAAGTACTACCGTAGACACGGTTTGCTTTGGCGTATCAGATACACTCCGGGTGAATGTTTTTAAAGATAATACGGCTTTAGTAATGCAAAATGTAAGCGTAAGCCTGGCCGATGAAAAGCAAGTAGAAATAACCTGGACCAGCTCAGATGCGGATCGTTTACAAGGTCCGCTTACTTTGCAACGGCGGCCCTTAGGAACTGCCACCTGGACCTTCGTTAGTAACCCCAACAACTTTACTTTTACCGATTCCGGTATAAACACCGATGCTGGCAGCTATGAATATCAAGTTAGTGGCTTTAATGGTTGTAACGAACCGATTACCAGCAACCCGCATCATACTATTCAGCTAAAAGCTGAAGCTTTAGAAAACAAGGCCAAAATTACACTAACCTGGAACGGGTACGATGGTTGGCCGGACGGAGTGGAACGATACGAAATTTGGCGCCAATTAGATGAAGAAGCAGATTTGAAACAGGTTGTTCAGGTTAATCCTAGTAATTTAACTTTCGCCGAACTTTCTTCTACCGCTGGTTTTACGCACCAGTACCGCATTAAAGCGATTGCCCGTAACAGCACCTTTATTTCCTGGTCGAACCCTATAAACCTTTCTTTTTCGCATGTACCTATAATTCCCAATATTATCACTCCCAACGGCGATGGACGGAACGACTTTTTTACTATTCGTTATATCGAGCTTTACCCAGATAATCAGATAACCATTTACAATCGATGGGGGCAGCCTGTATGGCAAAAAGATAGGTATGATAATAGTTGGTCAGCGGCCGACCTAACTATAGGTACTTACTATTACACCCTTTTACTGCGCAAAACAGGAAAACAAATAAAAGGTTGGATTGAAGTAGTCCGCTAA
- a CDS encoding ThuA domain-containing protein gives MKIKNTWRLVAGSTFAILILALFTFSKLVVKPKILIFSKTAGYHHASIAKGQLALLQLARENDMDADTTTDSTAFNDSNLKQYAAVVFLSTTGNVLNNYQEAAFERYIQAGGGFMGIHAAADTEYDWGWYGRLVGAYFLNHPKQQNAVVQVIDRKNGATKHLPKKWKRWDEWYSYKKINPDIKVLMNLDESTYEGGKNGKNHPIAWYHEYDGGRAFYTGLGHTDESYTDPQYLKHVLGGLRYAIGKNEPLDYAKAKTQNVPEDDRFVKTLLDQGNFNEPTEMAILPNLDVLVAQRRGELMLYSQKEQKVKQVGALNVYFRTNTKGVNAEEGILGLAADPDFKTNNYVYLYYSPADTSVNRLSRFTFRGDSLDRKSEKMILQLYSQREICCHTGGSIAFGPDKLLYLSTGDNSTPFNEPNARYVSSGFAPLNDIPGHIQYDVRRSSGNTNDLRGKILRIRVKPDGTYEIPEGNLFPKGTAKTRPEIYTMGHRNPYRISVDQKNSILYWGEVGPDAREDSMATRGPRGYDEVNQAKKAGFFGWPLFIGNNYPYRAFDYATGKSGELFNPAKPINNSRNNTGLTELPPAMPAFIWYPYAESPEFPQVGTGGRNAMAGPVYYSDMYPKETRYPDYYNGKLFIYEWIRDWIKVVTLNKDNNYDKMEPFMQNAKLAAVIDMEVGPDGRLYLLEYGKGWFSKNPDAGISRVDYLAGNRPPKVSTLDIDNLNGNLPFTFTASVKATDPEKDNLTYVWSIGDIKKETKEPSLKYTLNKAGDYKVQVQVLDDKKAFSSSNVVTVYAGNEQPVVNIAIQGNKSFYFPNKPVNYSVKVVDEGAKVDPKNLFVSTDYIQGRDMAAASTGHQVISEAILGKNLMMNSDCKACHSITEKSIGPAFTDVAKRYQKDTRAHDYLIGKIIKGGGGVWGENVMPAHLTMKEGDVRQIVTFILSLANADSNKPSLPAVGKIVPSINEEKKQNNVFRLMATYTDAGGAGIQPLSGSQAIYLRNTTMDVSDFREVKGFAPKDSAGARYLTLPNTEGYIKGEQLDLTGISRIELAGFGSGRPGKYQVELRSGKANGTIIGQTTVDFADNRQKVTASVPVQKNATNGQLQDVYLVIKPVQPGGRAYLKTVSFIPES, from the coding sequence ATGAAAATTAAAAATACCTGGCGGCTTGTAGCCGGAAGTACTTTTGCCATTTTGATTCTGGCATTATTTACTTTCAGCAAATTAGTAGTAAAGCCGAAAATCTTAATTTTTAGTAAAACCGCTGGTTATCACCATGCCTCTATTGCCAAAGGCCAGCTTGCTCTCCTTCAATTAGCCCGCGAAAACGATATGGACGCGGATACCACTACCGATTCAACTGCTTTTAACGACTCTAATTTAAAGCAATATGCCGCCGTGGTTTTCTTAAGCACTACTGGTAATGTGTTAAACAATTACCAAGAAGCAGCTTTTGAACGGTATATCCAGGCAGGTGGTGGTTTTATGGGAATTCACGCTGCTGCCGACACCGAATACGATTGGGGCTGGTACGGCCGACTGGTAGGTGCTTACTTTCTGAACCATCCGAAGCAACAGAATGCGGTTGTACAGGTGATTGACCGCAAGAATGGTGCTACTAAACATCTTCCTAAAAAATGGAAGCGCTGGGACGAATGGTACAGCTACAAAAAAATAAACCCGGACATTAAGGTGTTAATGAACCTGGATGAAAGCACCTACGAAGGCGGCAAAAATGGCAAAAACCATCCGATAGCCTGGTACCACGAGTACGATGGCGGGCGCGCATTTTATACCGGTTTAGGCCATACCGATGAATCGTATACGGATCCACAATACCTGAAGCACGTTTTAGGAGGACTTCGTTATGCTATTGGGAAGAACGAACCTTTAGATTATGCCAAAGCTAAAACTCAAAACGTACCGGAAGATGATCGTTTCGTAAAAACCTTACTGGATCAGGGCAACTTCAACGAGCCTACCGAAATGGCCATATTGCCTAACCTGGATGTTTTAGTAGCGCAACGCCGCGGCGAACTCATGCTGTACAGCCAGAAAGAGCAAAAAGTAAAACAAGTAGGCGCGCTAAACGTGTACTTTCGGACGAATACCAAAGGCGTTAATGCCGAAGAAGGAATACTAGGTTTAGCGGCCGATCCGGATTTTAAAACCAATAATTACGTTTATCTCTATTACAGTCCCGCCGATACCTCAGTAAACCGTTTATCCCGGTTTACTTTCCGGGGCGATTCTTTGGATCGTAAATCAGAAAAAATGATTCTGCAGCTTTATTCACAACGTGAAATTTGCTGCCATACTGGTGGTTCTATTGCGTTTGGCCCTGATAAGTTGTTGTATCTTTCTACCGGCGATAATTCTACCCCTTTTAACGAACCTAATGCCCGTTACGTAAGCTCGGGCTTTGCTCCTTTAAACGATATTCCTGGTCATATTCAATACGATGTTCGCCGGTCTTCGGGCAATACCAACGATTTACGCGGTAAAATTCTGCGCATCCGCGTAAAACCTGATGGTACTTACGAAATTCCGGAAGGTAACTTATTCCCGAAAGGTACAGCTAAAACCCGCCCGGAAATTTACACCATGGGTCATCGTAACCCGTATCGTATTTCCGTCGATCAGAAGAATAGCATTTTGTACTGGGGCGAAGTAGGACCCGATGCCCGCGAAGACAGTATGGCTACCCGCGGACCACGCGGGTACGACGAAGTAAACCAGGCCAAAAAAGCCGGGTTCTTTGGCTGGCCATTATTTATCGGTAATAATTACCCTTACCGGGCTTTTGATTACGCTACTGGTAAAAGTGGTGAACTTTTCAATCCGGCCAAGCCGATTAATAACTCCCGCAACAATACAGGTTTAACTGAATTACCTCCAGCTATGCCAGCCTTTATCTGGTATCCATACGCTGAATCGCCAGAATTCCCGCAGGTAGGCACTGGTGGCCGTAATGCCATGGCAGGTCCGGTTTATTACTCCGATATGTATCCGAAAGAAACCCGTTACCCCGATTATTATAACGGCAAGCTCTTTATTTACGAATGGATCCGCGACTGGATAAAAGTAGTAACCTTAAATAAGGATAATAACTACGATAAAATGGAGCCCTTTATGCAAAACGCCAAATTAGCGGCGGTTATTGATATGGAAGTAGGTCCGGATGGCCGGCTTTACTTATTGGAATACGGTAAAGGCTGGTTCTCGAAAAACCCCGATGCTGGTATCTCGCGCGTAGATTACTTAGCTGGTAACCGTCCGCCCAAAGTATCTACTTTAGACATCGACAACCTGAACGGTAACTTGCCATTTACCTTTACTGCCAGCGTAAAAGCTACCGATCCGGAAAAAGATAATTTAACTTACGTGTGGAGTATTGGCGATATTAAAAAAGAAACTAAAGAGCCTAGCCTGAAATACACCCTGAATAAAGCCGGTGATTATAAAGTGCAGGTACAAGTACTGGACGACAAGAAAGCTTTCAGCAGCAGCAACGTGGTAACAGTTTATGCTGGTAATGAACAACCCGTAGTAAACATCGCCATTCAGGGCAATAAATCTTTCTACTTCCCTAATAAACCGGTTAATTATTCGGTAAAGGTAGTAGATGAAGGAGCGAAAGTAGACCCGAAAAACTTGTTTGTTTCTACTGATTATATTCAAGGTCGCGACATGGCGGCGGCTTCTACTGGTCACCAGGTAATTTCAGAAGCTATTTTGGGCAAAAACCTGATGATGAACTCCGATTGTAAAGCTTGCCACAGTATTACTGAAAAATCTATTGGGCCAGCTTTCACCGATGTAGCCAAGCGGTACCAGAAAGATACCCGCGCACATGATTACCTGATTGGTAAAATTATCAAAGGTGGCGGCGGTGTTTGGGGCGAAAACGTAATGCCAGCTCACTTAACCATGAAAGAAGGCGACGTACGACAAATTGTTACCTTTATTTTATCGCTGGCTAATGCGGATAGTAACAAACCTAGTTTACCAGCAGTTGGTAAGATTGTACCTAGCATAAACGAAGAGAAAAAGCAAAATAATGTATTCCGGTTAATGGCGACCTACACCGATGCTGGTGGCGCCGGTATTCAACCTCTTTCCGGTTCCCAGGCTATTTACTTGCGCAATACCACCATGGATGTGTCGGATTTCCGCGAAGTAAAAGGCTTTGCGCCTAAAGACTCCGCTGGTGCTCGTTACTTAACTTTACCCAATACCGAAGGCTACATTAAAGGCGAACAACTGGATTTAACCGGTATTAGCCGCATTGAGTTAGCTGGCTTTGGCAGTGGACGACCGGGCAAATACCAGGTGGAGTTACGTAGTGGCAAAGCAAATGGTACTATCATTGGGCAAACCACGGTTGATTTTGCCGATAACCGGCAAAAAGTAACGGCCAGTGTACCAGTACAGAAAAACGCGACAAACGGTCAATTACAAGACGTGTATTTAGTAATAAAACCTGTGCAACCAGGCGGGCGCGCTTACCTGAAAACAGTTAGCTTTATTCCCGAATCCTAG
- a CDS encoding 3-keto-disaccharide hydrolase produces the protein MKISLKKVKLLALFALAVSASYAGTLKVRQTTGKSDNTLTAAEKKAGYTLLFDGKTINQFRGFRKENVPASWGVEDGAITLVGKGAGDLITKNQYENYELLLDWKISEGGNSGIIYNVSEDPQYEATYHTGPEMQVLDNDKHPDAKQGKNGNRQAGANYDMIPLSAPAVKPVGQWNHVKLVVNKGHVEHWLNGKKVVEYQLGSPEWQALVKESKFASMPGYGKIKKGHIALQDHGDKVWYKNIKIRQL, from the coding sequence ATGAAGATTAGTCTAAAAAAAGTAAAACTGTTAGCCTTATTTGCTTTAGCCGTTTCTGCCTCGTATGCGGGTACCCTAAAGGTCCGGCAAACTACTGGGAAAAGCGATAATACGTTAACTGCCGCAGAAAAGAAAGCAGGTTACACTTTGCTTTTCGATGGAAAAACCATTAATCAGTTTCGCGGTTTTCGCAAAGAAAATGTGCCAGCCAGCTGGGGCGTAGAAGACGGTGCTATTACGTTAGTAGGGAAAGGAGCGGGCGATCTGATTACTAAAAACCAATACGAAAATTACGAACTGTTGCTCGACTGGAAAATCTCGGAAGGCGGTAACAGTGGTATTATATATAATGTGTCCGAAGATCCGCAGTACGAGGCTACTTACCATACCGGCCCGGAAATGCAGGTACTCGATAATGATAAACACCCCGATGCGAAACAAGGTAAAAATGGTAACCGCCAGGCCGGCGCTAATTACGACATGATTCCTCTGTCGGCGCCAGCTGTAAAGCCAGTTGGCCAATGGAACCACGTTAAGTTAGTAGTAAATAAAGGCCATGTAGAGCATTGGTTAAACGGCAAAAAAGTAGTAGAATACCAATTAGGCAGCCCTGAGTGGCAAGCTTTAGTAAAAGAAAGCAAGTTTGCTTCTATGCCAGGATACGGTAAAATTAAGAAAGGCCATATAGCCTTACAGGATCACGGCGATAAAGTTTGGTATAAAAATATCAAAATCCGTCAGCTATAG